The Streptomyces collinus DNA segment GGGCCGCCGAGTTCCACCCGGACATCGTGGTGCTCGACCTGATGCTGCCCGGCGTGGACGGCTTCGGCGTCCTGGACCGGCTGCGCGCCTCCGGCACGATGGTGCCGGTGGTGTTCCTCACCGCCCGCGACGGCGTCGCCGACCGGGTCGCGGGCCTGACCCGGGGCGGCGACGACTACCTGGTCAAGCCGTTCGCCGTGGAGGAGCTGATGGCCCGGCTGCGGACGGTGCTGCGGCGCAGCGCCGGGCCCGCCTTCCAGCGGTCCGTGCTCCAGGTCGGCGACCTGACCATGGACGAGGACACCCGGGAGGTCCGGCGAGGCGAGCGGCTGCTGTCGCTGACCCCGACCGAGTACGAGGTGCTGCGCTACCTCATGCGCAAGTCGCCCACCGTGCTGACCAAGGCGCAGATCCTCGACCACGTGTGGGAGTACGGCTTCGGCGGCCGTTCCAACGTCGTCGAGCTGGTCGTCAGCCGGCTGCGCCGCAAGCTCGACGAGACCGACGAGGGCGGCTCGCCGCTCATCCACACCGTGCGCGGGTTCGGGTACGTGCTGCGACAGGCCGCCGAGTGATCGCCCGGCTGCGCCGGGCCTACCGCGGAATGCGCCTGGGCACCCGGATGGCCCTCGGCCTCGGCGCCCTGGCTCTGGCCGTCTTCGCCGTCGTCGGCACGGCCCTGACCACGTACATGCGGGACTATCTGTCGGCCCAGCTCGACACCCAGCTCGCCCAGGCCCAGATCGCCCAGTCCAAGAGCATCGCGGACTACGGCACCCTCTCGGGCAAGAAGTACTACAGCTGGTTCTACGCGGTGTACGACGTGTCGGACGGCAGGACCGAGCTGCGCAGGCCCGAGGACCCGGCCGACCTGCCGAAGGACGTCGACGACTTCACCTCCCTCGCCCGGGCCCAGACCGCCG contains these protein-coding regions:
- a CDS encoding response regulator transcription factor → MEKVRLLVVDDDPPIADLVATVARYEGWDAVTAYTGEDALVRAAEFHPDIVVLDLMLPGVDGFGVLDRLRASGTMVPVVFLTARDGVADRVAGLTRGGDDYLVKPFAVEELMARLRTVLRRSAGPAFQRSVLQVGDLTMDEDTREVRRGERLLSLTPTEYEVLRYLMRKSPTVLTKAQILDHVWEYGFGGRSNVVELVVSRLRRKLDETDEGGSPLIHTVRGFGYVLRQAAE